The segment GTCGTATGGagtcttcaccaaccacgtgcattgttcTTTAGCCTAatcatcccacatgatattctGATCATTCGGACATCATCTTCTCCCAAattgactcccgatccatcaccggccatactctcccgaggcatcaagatatacctacacatgaatcaaacaagaaaaaaatatacgagCACAAGTTCTTTCCAAACTTGACTCAACATTAGCacacaatagtattacataagTGTAGATATCATCTAAAAGTCATAATCACAAGATAATCACGAGTATTCAAATAAATAATCCAAAACCGACTCCAATCAGGAGCCAGCTAGCCGGTCTAACAACACACAACACACCGGCTTGACCGGCCTACCCTGCCCAGTCTGACCGGCTCCACACAGATAGCACCACttcaccaataatctccaaatatcaaaatcaattATCTATAATACCAATTGTCCATCACAAATtaataatcaaaacacactttgatttcaCAGGGTGATCCTGAATGCTCTCTCCGTTCATAATCTAGGGTCTCTAATCAGGGGCGGACCCAAAACTGGGCTAAGGCCCAAGCAAGCCCATCGAGAATACGGCCTTGTATGATGATTACGAGGTGGAAAAATGTCTATCCCCATGGGCCCTCTAGTCCTAGGCCTCACGCTATGGTCCAGGTGGCCCGAGGCCTAGGTCCACTCCTGTCTCCTACCCACTGTACCCGACAACAAAATCCTTCAGGAAGTTATATATGCAGCTGTTTTCTTGAGACCAACCGCAaatgtgattttcttttttatgtataCAATGCAATTATAGATTCATCCGTAATGCACTTATATAGCTTCaacaatgcatgcatatatccaTGCTCTAGTAGACATGTTGCTTTGCTCGGGAAGAGAGATAAGAAGgcaagcaaagctctctcacACAAGGGAAAGTGTGCAATCAACATATATGTGCAAGTTTTCACGTGTCTCCAGATGTGAAGTAGAGCTTTAAGTAGAGAGCTCACAGAGAGCAGAAAAGCACATTTCATGAGCACAAACCAGTTTGAGATGGATTCAGCGCATGCTCATGGGTAATTGGTAGGGACAAACATTGGATTAGGAGGCGTTGAGAATAAAACGAGTGCGGTGAAGAAATTTGTAACTTTTGAATTCAAACAGGAGAGCTCATTATCATATATACTGATGATTCATTAGCTCCCAGCTTACTTTATAGTTTAACATCATCATGTGCTCTAACCTCTAATCAAGACTTGACGATGGCGATGACGAACTCTCCTTTGGTGAAGCTGCTCTATACTCTAATCATATCACTGCAAAATAGAACAAGATGAGCAAGATGATCGACCAACCCATGGAGgaaaaacgaagaaaaaaaagtggtaAACAAGATGAGCAAAATAGAACAGTAAATTGGGAGTAGCAGATCCAATCTCCATCTAGAAATAGACAAAACATCATTGATTGTTGGTATTCACCTCAATGAAATGCAAGTAATTAAATTTCCTTACAGAAGAATTATAGAATGCAGGCAGTTGTTTCGAAAGTAGCATATATCTGCCCCGCTTAGTGTTTGCACGTAAGATTAAATAATTACAACCAATAAGTCAAGTTGGAGAACAACATATGTAATATGTCCTATAGTGCTCACACCGCACGGTTGGCCAGCAACTTTGCTTTAGCACAGGGAGATGGAGGATAGTGTGGAGGGGGCAACAACGGCTAGGGTTTTCACCCCGAGCCACCTACGCAGGAGAGGGGTCACGGGTTGGATCAATAGTTAAAATCCTCAAATTACTTGACAATTATGATATAGACTGATGTTCCCGCTGCAATGTTAGCtggatacattttttttctatttttaagaattttgttttttaaaaaattttggtgCTTTCAGTAAGAGTGTTGTATCATTGTTCTCTCAACTACATGCATTCCGtctcaaaaaacaaaaagaaatacaTGCATTCAAGCTCAATAGTACAACTTTTTCTGGCAGTAAATACAGCAAGATTAACAGGATATATGTTAGTTTGCTCATGTAAAACAAGACCCAGATTGAGGGAGAGGTTGGAACAGAGAGATAAAAAGGCTGGTCTCTCCCACAGGCCAAAGGAGAGTAGTTACAGTTCTACATGTAAAATCACCAAAGTTAAGAGGACAAGGAAATACTCTCCCATAAGATTTTTATCAGTGAGAAATCAGATGCTTAACATGCGTGCagttacatacatacatacatacatacatatatatatatatgtatatatatatatatatgtatgtatgtatgtacgtacatacatacatatatgtatgtatatatatacatatacatatacatatatatatatatatatatatatatatacatatatgggATTGAGAGGTTTCAGGAATAAAACTAGGGCATGGAGCTAACTATACCGTTGAGATTTACTGGTTAACAGTTGTCCTCGGTGAGGCACGGATGTCCTCTTTTGCAATGAGTTGAAGTCCCTTGCTGCCTGAGTAGGGAGTTCCTTAAGAAAATGCTGGGTTTTTGTTGATTCTCCAAACATATGTCATGATAGATTGTTCCCATAATCCATGCTGATGAGTTGTAGTGGATGAAAGCAAACCATATTGCTCTCTTCtacatttgatatattttttccacATTTCTAATGGTGGATCGACTTTCGGGGCTGGTTGAGGCCTTGCCTCTAATTAGACtgtatcaaaaaaaaatatcaaaaagatCAATaccatatcaattttttttaagaaaagaccAATTTGTTCATAGATTTATCTTTTGGGTATGTTAATGTAGCTGTGAATTAAAATAGagaaagcttttttttatgatatGGGCATTTGGATTTCATTAGAAAATATTCAGTTGATATTGCTCCAGTCATGCTATGTTTTTAGGCTAGCCTTCCTCAATTTGCATCATGAATTTGCCACTGTGCATTCCATTGtttgttagtaaaagtttattaagaaaaatttagtacatGTAGCAGTGCTCTTTTTCATATGTATTTTCTGTCCAGCTAAAATTGAGTGGTCAGTTGTATGAAATTTGAATGAGAGAAACATTTCACGAATTAATAAAATGTCAGGAAAGTTGAGGGGCTTGTCTGCAAAGTTTCAGGTAAGGTCAACTTTTCGCATCCCCGACCGTTGGGAGTGGGCCCGAGTGCGTCTCTCTCTGCTTTCCACAAACGGATCCGGGTCTCTGACCCGGTTGTACCCGATAACAAATTCGTTTGGAAATTATGGACGCAATTGTTACTTGAGACCAATcgcaaaatttgaaaatatttatatgtgtATGCAGTGCAAGCATAGATTCATCCGTGATAGATGTGATGGAATATCTGAGCCGTTCAAGTAACAAACTATTAATTGTGTTTAGTGTAGAGGATTAATTAGCGTGTGACCTGCATGCACGATCGTGATTTGCCACCAAATTTCACCAAATAATTAAAGtgcccaattttttttcaatattttgtcTTCACTTGCATAATAAAAATTGACAGTTGAAATTTCCCGACACACCTTTCATTTGACTTGCTCCAAAATATCGGTGATTAAATTATCTCCTAATTTCGTGGACTTGGTCCCAAACAAAGACGAACGGAATTCTTGTTCTCCTCAGTCAGTGCGACCAAAAACTTGTCAAAATTGACTCAAACACTCCAAGTCCAATATATAGTATGGCAATAATCATTTACCCTAAATATTGGGAAGCacctaataaataaataaataaataaataattgaaaccATTTGAGTAGATGTCACGACAATAAAGAATAAGGTGCACCATAAAAGGAGGGGAAAATTtgtaatttaatgaaactatttgTATGTTGTTAGCCACTGTTTTGATGTTGATATGTTGCCTTCTTCTGCCTTATCAAGTCACATTATATTGTGCACGCAGTAGCAACTTATGATGTTTACATTCATGTGTACTTTTGTCACTACATATAATATGACACCTATTAAATTCCATAGAaacattttccacattaaaATAATCAAATTTTGTCATAATACCACACAAGCTTTGAACTTAATTATCGCAATTGAACGCGTCAAAAACTCAATAAAAATTCACAAATTTCTCCTtcacacaaacaaaatatattgacCAAGTGCAGCAAAACTTGATcaatgcataaaaaaaagataagaagtGGAAATCCTTAAAGAAAAAAgatattaaaaattatttataatatatatatatatacagagatTTAAAAACCAattcttaaaaaatcaaaatcaacttaaagtaaatttcaaaattcaaatttttgttgCTACTAATAAACCAAAAGATAAACTATGCGACACGCTAATAATACAGATCTATGCACTTTAACCATCACGATCGAACGTACCAAGGTTTCTCAAAATTTCTCCTCAAACATTAAAATGACCCATATTATTGACCCAAAGAGATGCAAAACTTGGTCCATAACCAATTCTCACAAGTGGAAATccttcaaaaacaaaacaagaggTACTACAAcaacaaaaccaataataataatacaaactTATGCAGTTTACCCCCCGAAAAAACTATTATTCGCAACTCAGTCCCTACCCCCCACATCGTCTTCAACCGCTCTCTTCCCCTTCCGAGCGCCATCGCCATTCGAAAACCAAGACCCCCCCTCCCCATCAAAACCCAGCTCCCCACTACTCCCCCACCACAATCACCCGATTCCACCCCCCGATCCAGCCCTCCTCGCCGCGATCCGCTCTCCCGGGCGTCTTCTCCTCGCTCCCACGATCCCGCTGGTGGGTCGGGCCGCCGTGATTGGTGCCGGTTCGAGGCGATGATGgctgcggcgggggcggagggggaggagatggTGGAGAGGATGCGCGGGTGGGCGAGGGACATGGACGTGGCGTCACGCAGGGCCGAGGAGGAAGGTGGGTTCTCTCTCTCGGGCGGCATTTCGTAGAACACTCTGGCTGTGTGTGTgatttcttgatttgtttgctCTGCTGTTCTTGGGTTGACCCTTCTCGGGTTTCAGCTtgattttttaggttttttatgGTTTAGATGGTTGATCGAACTGGGGAGGATCTCGTATTGGGGGCTCTGATGGTTTTGATTTTGAcgtttcaacttttttttggtCAGATTCAGTTTAGTATCGATTCGGctttttcaaatttttgttgGTGCGATTCGGGTTGATGATTTAGTTGGGTAGTGGTGATTAAAGGTTTCATTTAATAGCCTCGCTTGAAATTGAGCTAGTGTTGAGCTCACAGTTGTGTCGGTTTCACGAGATCTTTGTGTGGGGAGAAGGGTTTATGCTTTATGCCTTTCTTGGTTCAGACTAAGAAGTGGTAGCTGTACCATACTGGTATACCTTGATGTGTCCAGATAACATTAGCACTGTGAAAATTAGTGTACATTGATGTGTCCAGATAATAGTGACACTGAAAATTATGTAGTGATGTAATGATTTATGAGGCGTGTTATCATAATTTTGTGGTAAGCAAAAATGTTGGGCATGTTTAGGACACTTCTTAGTAGAGAATTTTAGCAGTATTTACAGTACAACTAGTCAGTGTGAGATGATGGTTTACTGGTTTGACAATTACAGCAATGAGGCGGTATGATGCGGCAAGTTGGTTGCGAAGCACGGTTGGGGTAGTGTGTGCAAGAGACCTGCCAGATGAACCGTCTGAGGAGGAATTCCGGCTTGGGCTGAGAAATGGGATTGTTCTTTGCAATGCACTGAATAAGATCCAGCCTGGTGCCATACCTAAGGTTGCATTTCTCGCATTCAAATTTTATAGATTATTCAGAAGCCACAAATGCTAATGTGTGATGACATTTCTCTTGGCAATCTTAAAATGTTTTCAGGTTGTACAAGCCCAGTCAGATGCTTCTGGCCCCACGGATGGCTCAGCTCTGTGTGCATATCAGTACTTTGAGAATCTGCGGAACTTCCTTGTTGTTGTAGAAGATTTAAGGCTTCCTACATTTGAGGTGTCCGATTTAGAAAAGGTAACTCTGTCATGCTGATTTGGAGAGTTCATGTCACAAGCCATTTTTTCAGCCTAGAGGTTCAATTTTCTTTAGACAGGTTTACCTCATCATTTGCAATACTGCCTTTGGTCACCAATATTTGTTGTTTCCAACAAGTGTCTTGTCGAACTTTTTAAATCAATTTCTTAAATATTTAGATTGGACACAATTAAATTATAcagataatttttttctcaaaaagttAATGGGTTTCAGAATATTATAATTTTCATGGGTTTTAAAGATATTTGACAATACAAATTAGTGgtaaaagttatatttggaagaccatgtcgctgtccaaaatGACATGTATCTATGACTAGAGGGAGAGAAGCAGGGATGTGTTAAGATcgtaggtttttctttttctttttttttttgcgtgttcTCCTCTTTAATAAGGTCTGAGTCTAAGTGCTCTTGTATTATTTTGGCTATGTATATCCCTcatggatatagaggccggattaatgaaaatccattatctaaaaaaaatgactagACGGAGAAATCTTGAAATGAATGTTGCATCACTAATATATGAGTCACTTGAGAAATTGATGTATTTTATCTGCCAATTCGAATGTAGGGTGGCAAAGGTGTTCGGGTTGTGGATTGTGTTCTTTCTTTGAAGTCATTCAGTGAAAGTAATAAAACAGGGAGACAAGCTTCGTGTAAATATGGCGGCCTTTCAAAACCTCTGACAGCCAGAAAGTATTTTATACTTAAGAATACTGATGCTTTTATGAATAAGATAATGAAAGGGCACTCAACAGAGGCAATCCAGAATGAATTTTCAGAGGGGCAAAGCATAGCTACTGATTTTTCTATAGAGTCTAATGAGATGGTAAGAACCATAATTTGGTCTGGTTTTTTTTGGGCACAATCATGCTGATACTTCGTAATGACCTTTACCTTCTTGTTTGCAGACTACTTCAGACTCCCTTAGCATTCTTTTGCGTAAAGTTCTCTTAGATAAGAAACCAGAGGAAGTCCCATTGGTAAGCCTATTTCGCTTGAAGCATAATTGATTATTATGCGTTGTGATTGATGAACATTGAGAACATAACAAAATACTCTCTAATTTGCTCAGATTGTTGAGTCGATCCTAAGCAAAGTTATTCAGGAATATGAGCATCGCATTGCAATCCACAACAAGGTGCGTTCTGTTCCACTATAATTATgataatgtttctttttttttttttgctatttagAAAATCTGGTTTCTCCAAATTTCTTGGGTTCCAAAGTTAGTAATAAGACTTGATGGTCTGGTGTTTTTGTTGACCTTTATGGTTAGGGCATACGAACTTTAATTTGGGTAGGAAAAACATCTCAGGTTAAATTCATAGGAGATTGTGTAGGTGCTCTGTCATGTTCCAGATTATATACACCATCAGAAGCTGAAAATGCTTCTAGTTGTGACCAGATGAGGGTATATTATTTAttcgagtaaatttcacattaTTTATTCTAAATCTGTGGTAGCTGGATATGCTCACACTCTATTCAATTTTTCGGTACTTTAATAACTGATTTTTATTATGGTGTATATGAAGAAGGATGAGGAGGAGCAAAACCTCTTGAATATCACGGAACAGGTCAACCATGTAGTTGTAAATGGTGATGGTGAAGTTAAACAGTTCCAACTGGAGGCACTAACAAATTTTGATCTGCAACACAAACAGATCCAGGTATTACTTTTGTGTTCTCCATTCTTTGTTTGATCTTTTATAACCTGGATTCCCATGAATATTATTTCTAACAGTTTATACTACCATAGGAATTGAAGGGTGCTCTTTCTTTTGTCAAGTCTGGCATGGAACAACTGAGATTACAGTACTCTGAAGAATTTGCTAAACTTGGTAATATACAGTTCTATTTGCGTTTATCAATTTTTCACCACAGTCCACAGAGTATTTAATATATCCCTTTTTTACCATGTTGTAACAGGGAAGCATTTCTACACTCTCTCCAATACGGCTTCCAGCTACCATAAAGTTCTTGAGGAAAACCGCAAATTATACAACCAAATACAGGACCTTAAAGGTATAATTTTGAGTGTTGAAGGAACAGATGCCTGTTATCTATggtattttataaatttgaatttcttttcttcttttctaaaACTCAATTTGAATTTCTTCTCACTAGGAAATATTAGAGTATACTGTCGAGTGAGGCCTTTCCTACCTGGACATATAAGTTTATCAAGCAGTGTTGCTGACACAGAAGAAAGAACAATCACAATAATCACTCCCACAAAATATGGGAAAGATGGGCACAAATCTTTCAGTTTTAACAGGATCTTTGGTCCAGCATCTACTCAAGGTTAAACTTATAAGTTTCTCtagatttccttttttttttctcacactgCTTTGATTTGTGTGGACCACTGAACTTTGCATTGTTAATGCAGAAGAGGTCTTTTCAGACATGCAGCCTTTGATCCGTTCAGTCCTTGATGGTTTCAATGTCTGCATATTTGCATATGGCCAAACTGGATCAGGAAAGACTTTTACCATGGTAATGATCActgtactaaaaaaatattatttccatATGTCTGGATTACCTTTTCAGAATTGTTCAAACCACTTTATGGATTTTGTGCAGAGTGGACCGAAAGTTTTGACAGAGGAAAGCCTTGGTGTTAACTATAGAGCACTAAATGACTTATTTAATATTAAAGCACAGAGAAAGGGGACAATCGATTATGAAATTTCTGTGCAGATGATTGAGATCTATAATGAGCAAGTGAGGGATCTCCTTCAGGATGGTGGAAACAGGAGATATCCTTTTCCATTGAATTGTGTTTTTCTTTACCAGTAGAACGTCTTCTTTTTTTGGAGAAGTATAGGAACTTTTCTGCTGTTCTCTTTTTTATCTTAGTTACTTTGAAGCATATCTTGTATCTCCTTAACATTGATCTAcattagaaataagaaatacTCCACAGAAAGGGCTTGCTGTTCCGGATGCAAGCATAGTTCCCGTCACATCTACAGCCGATGTTGTTGAACTGATGAATCAAGGCCAGAAGAATCGTGCAGTGGGTTCAACAGCCATCAACGATCGAAGTAGCCGCTCTCATAGGTATGCAATTGTTTCATACTGAGAACTTCCAGAAAACTTCATATTTGAGCTCTGTACTTATGGCTGAGGAATCTACATGCAGCTGCTTGTCTGTTCATGTCCAAGGAAAAGATTTAACATCTGGGGCAATGTTGAGAGGTTGCATGCATCTTGTGGATCTAGCTGGTAGTGAAAGAGTTGATAAGTCTGAGGTTGTAGGAGACAGACTGAAGGAAGCACAGTACATAAACAAGTCACTTTCAGCATTAGGAGATGTGATTGCATCTCTTGCACAGAAAAATTCGCATGTCCCTTACCGAAACAGCAAGCTTACCCAGCTTTTGCAAGATTCTCTAGGTACTCTCTGAAGTTAATATGCTAACTTTTCACTTATTtactacatatatattcataggGTAACTTTTTTATTACAATGTCAGGAGGACAAGCAAAAACGCTGATGTTTGTTCACGTAAGCCCGGAACTAGATGCTGTCGGTGAGACAATAAGCACATTGAAATTTGCTGAAAGGGTTGCTTCAGTTGAGCTTGGTGCAGCAAAAGCAAACAAAGAAGGCAGTGAGGTTAGAGAGCTCAAAGAACAGGTGTTCACTTAACTCCTGATTGCTCATTTATATTAACTATCTAGATGTGGTACTTCCGTTTAGATTTATATAATCATCGTTTTTCTCTGCTCTTGTTTCAGATTGCTACCCTGAAGGCGGCATTGGCTAAAAAGGAAGGAGAACCAGAAAACATTCAAAGCACACTGTCAAGCCCTGACATGTATAGAATTAAAAGAGGCAATGCAATACCTGCCTTCCCTAAAAATAGACAGCCAATGGAAGAAGTTGGAAACTTAGAGGTATTAACTGCTCTTGTACACAAGATCAACTCTTTTTCTTGGAAATCAcaaaaatatttccttttcacGTTGAAGTTTTTTTGTGAGTGCTAGTTATGATTCCAATCAATGTCAAATAGCAAATAACCTACCAAACATTCTAAATGAAGATGGGCTATTTATGCATTTGTACATAAGTTGAGTCATTTTGTGAATGATCCAAACAACTCTAAAAATGACCAAAGGGTGGTTCATGGTCTTGTTGAGAGTACTTATGTTTACATTCAGTAGATTTATGCATTTGTACATCCAGTTCAGAATCATTTTGTGAATGGTATGAACAACACTAAAACTGACCAAAGGGTAGTTCATGGTCCTGTTGAGAGTACTTATGTTACCTTCAGTAGATTATTATTCCTTTTAATCTTTTCACAAGAGAGGTAATAATGTTCATTTAATGAATATTCTATTTCTTTATGTAAAAGGTCCGGAACAATGCCACTCCAATGCAAAAGAAGGCCAGCTTTCATTTTTCTGGTGTCCTCAGTGAGAACAACTCATCCGACTTGGCTCAAAATTGCAATGGCATTCGGAAGACCGATAAAATGGCTGTTGGTAATAATCAATTTGCGAATGGAAATTCCATTCTAGAGCAGGAGCCTGACGCAACTCAGCTTCCAACATTTTTCTACCAAAGATATGATCCTGACAAGCAAAGGCGTAGGGCTGAACCAGTAGAAACTGATGACTCGGATAGCTTTGATGCTGCTACTAGCTCGTCTTCCGACCAAGAAATGTTGCTGTCCACCAGTGGCCTCAAAGCTGATGGTATTGCCAGCAGAGGTGCCTTTATTATAAAGAAACCTCAAACAAAGAATACGAAAATTACAGCAACGAAGTAAGTCCAATTTAAATCCTGTATTTTCCATGAAAATTGTGTGCATTGGATTGCTTTAACCTGTTGTGCTGCTTTGAATTTACTCAGGATTCCAAATCTTGCAATGAAGTCGCCAATGTCAGAGAAAAGGCTGCAAACCCCAATCAGGAACAGCAAGCAGCTACCTTTCAGCACTACGGGTGGTGGAAGAAGAACTCCAAATGGCAAAATTAACACTCCAAAATAATCGACTAGTGCGAAGGTGGATCCCACTATGCCAAGGTGAGATCAATAGGAAACTGAAAGAAGGATGTTTTCTAAAACCCTGTATAAGGATCAGTGGATTGTTCAGTCTGATGGACAAATTGGTTTTGAGACATCAAAGATAGAGATAAACAGATAAGACCTCCAACATGACAGAGAAATTGTAAACCCAGAAggaatttttcagatttgagatCAGTACATAGCTCACACGCAGAAGTTACGGTTGAATTGTATGTACATTAGCCTGGAATAGATGCCCGCCATGTGCCATTACAACAAAGAGAAGTTCAATGACAAGTTTGTACGCTTCATCATGTTaaattgtcaaattatggccAATTACAATTTTTTACCATTGCATCATAGATGTGAACTTTCTTAAAAAGGAAATTTCTCTCAAGGATCATTAGGTGCAAAACAGGAATACATTACATGGTCTTTTTGTTTACATGGTTCTAAATTCAGAGATAACAAAGAGGTCAGAATCCTCTGCTGGGAAATACTAACACTAAATGAAGTACAAGCAGGCTCTACTATGTACAGATTACATACACCTAACTTTTTGACAAAAGTCATTAGTTTCAGTTGACCAGATGTCTCTAGAACTGCATCAACACCAAGATCAATCTTTGATCTAAAACTTTTACAACCTGTTTTCACCAGGCTCATACTATTGGGACAAGCCTTGGCCTTGCTGGGGGGCGATGCGAAGCCTTTCTCGAGGCTCTGGAGAGCCTACCCACAGATGCCAGCTTCAGTGCTGCCCTGATCTTGACCCACTTGCGTGGGGACAGTGGCACCGCAACTCCTTCGTTGCTAGAAAACTGAGAAATGAAATTCTGTATGAGTTGATCACATGAGCTGGAGTCAAAGCTGTTTGTTCTTGATGGCTGGAATGGAGCGGCAATTTGCTGTGAGGTTTGGTCATTGCTTGATAGGTTGAGCAGGTTACTGAAA is part of the Oryza glaberrima chromosome 12, OglaRS2, whole genome shotgun sequence genome and harbors:
- the LOC127757246 gene encoding kinesin-like protein KIN-14Q isoform X1 → MMAAAGAEGEEMVERMRGWARDMDVASRRAEEEAMRRYDAASWLRSTVGVVCARDLPDEPSEEEFRLGLRNGIVLCNALNKIQPGAIPKVVQAQSDASGPTDGSALCAYQYFENLRNFLVVVEDLRLPTFEVSDLEKGGKGVRVVDCVLSLKSFSESNKTGRQASCKYGGLSKPLTARKYFILKNTDAFMNKIMKGHSTEAIQNEFSEGQSIATDFSIESNEMTTSDSLSILLRKVLLDKKPEEVPLIVESILSKVIQEYEHRIAIHNKKDEEEQNLLNITEQVNHVVVNGDGEVKQFQLEALTNFDLQHKQIQELKGALSFVKSGMEQLRLQYSEEFAKLGKHFYTLSNTASSYHKVLEENRKLYNQIQDLKGNIRVYCRVRPFLPGHISLSSSVADTEERTITIITPTKYGKDGHKSFSFNRIFGPASTQEEVFSDMQPLIRSVLDGFNVCIFAYGQTGSGKTFTMSGPKVLTEESLGVNYRALNDLFNIKAQRKGTIDYEISVQMIEIYNEQVRDLLQDGGNRRLEIRNTPQKGLAVPDASIVPVTSTADVVELMNQGQKNRAVGSTAINDRSSRSHSCLSVHVQGKDLTSGAMLRGCMHLVDLAGSERVDKSEVVGDRLKEAQYINKSLSALGDVIASLAQKNSHVPYRNSKLTQLLQDSLGGQAKTLMFVHVSPELDAVGETISTLKFAERVASVELGAAKANKEGSEVRELKEQIATLKAALAKKEGEPENIQSTLSSPDMYRIKRGNAIPAFPKNRQPMEEVGNLEVRNNATPMQKKASFHFSGVLSENNSSDLAQNCNGIRKTDKMAVGNNQFANGNSILEQEPDATQLPTFFYQRYDPDKQRRRAEPVETDDSDSFDAATSSSSDQEMLLSTSGLKADGIASRGAFIIKKPQTKNTKITATKIPNLAMKSPMSEKRLQTPIRNSKQLPFSTTGGGRRTPNGKINTPK
- the LOC127757246 gene encoding kinesin-like protein KIN-14Q isoform X2, with the protein product MMAAAGAEGEEMVERMRGWARDMDVASRRAEEEAMRRYDAASWLRSTVGVVCARDLPDEPSEEEFRLGLRNGIVLCNALNKIQPGAIPKVVQAQSDASGPTDGSALCAYQYFENLRNFLVVVEDLRLPTFEVSDLEKGGKGVRVVDCVLSLKSFSESNKTGRQASCKYGGLSKPLTARKYFILKNTDAFMNKIMKGHSTEAIQNEFSEGQSIATDFSIESNEMTTSDSLSILLRKVLLDKKPEEVPLIVESILSKVIQEYEHRIAIHNKDEEEQNLLNITEQVNHVVVNGDGEVKQFQLEALTNFDLQHKQIQELKGALSFVKSGMEQLRLQYSEEFAKLGKHFYTLSNTASSYHKVLEENRKLYNQIQDLKGNIRVYCRVRPFLPGHISLSSSVADTEERTITIITPTKYGKDGHKSFSFNRIFGPASTQEEVFSDMQPLIRSVLDGFNVCIFAYGQTGSGKTFTMSGPKVLTEESLGVNYRALNDLFNIKAQRKGTIDYEISVQMIEIYNEQVRDLLQDGGNRRLEIRNTPQKGLAVPDASIVPVTSTADVVELMNQGQKNRAVGSTAINDRSSRSHSCLSVHVQGKDLTSGAMLRGCMHLVDLAGSERVDKSEVVGDRLKEAQYINKSLSALGDVIASLAQKNSHVPYRNSKLTQLLQDSLGGQAKTLMFVHVSPELDAVGETISTLKFAERVASVELGAAKANKEGSEVRELKEQIATLKAALAKKEGEPENIQSTLSSPDMYRIKRGNAIPAFPKNRQPMEEVGNLEVRNNATPMQKKASFHFSGVLSENNSSDLAQNCNGIRKTDKMAVGNNQFANGNSILEQEPDATQLPTFFYQRYDPDKQRRRAEPVETDDSDSFDAATSSSSDQEMLLSTSGLKADGIASRGAFIIKKPQTKNTKITATKIPNLAMKSPMSEKRLQTPIRNSKQLPFSTTGGGRRTPNGKINTPK